The Mesobacillus jeotgali genome window below encodes:
- the fliS gene encoding flagellar export chaperone FliS, with product MAMNNPYHSYKQNSVTTASPGELTLMLYNGCLKFINLAKQAIQIKDIQTKNTNILKAQKIIQELMVTLNMDLEVSQSMMSLYDYMNRRLIEANIKNNIEILDEVEGLVTDFRDTWKQAIQINRQKQHNQGGMA from the coding sequence ATGGCAATGAATAACCCCTATCATTCTTATAAGCAAAACTCAGTTACCACTGCTTCACCGGGGGAACTGACTTTAATGCTATACAACGGATGTTTAAAGTTTATTAATCTTGCAAAACAAGCTATACAAATCAAAGATATTCAAACAAAGAACACAAATATTTTAAAAGCGCAAAAAATCATACAGGAGCTTATGGTTACGCTTAATATGGATCTTGAGGTTTCCCAAAGCATGATGTCCTTGTATGACTACATGAACCGTAGGCTGATTGAGGCAAATATAAAGAACAATATCGAAATTTTAGATGAGGTGGAAGGTCTTGTCACCGACTTTCGTGATACCTGGAAGCAGGCTATCCAGATTAATCGTCAAAAGCAGCATAACCAGGGCGGAATGGCCTAG
- a CDS encoding flagellar protein FliT, which translates to MSAVKEFLQLTDQLIQLLESSEGDRDNKIAQAEQLLEKRELLMEEILPPYTPEETELGKRLVQMNRRVSQLLLAEKISIQKDIKGLQIKKESNSKYVNTYQSLASDGMFYDKRK; encoded by the coding sequence GTGAGTGCTGTAAAAGAATTTCTTCAATTGACCGATCAACTGATTCAGCTTTTGGAAAGTTCTGAAGGTGACAGGGATAATAAAATAGCTCAAGCGGAACAACTTTTGGAGAAACGGGAACTATTAATGGAAGAGATACTTCCTCCTTATACACCCGAAGAAACGGAACTCGGTAAAAGGCTGGTTCAAATGAACCGTAGAGTGTCACAACTCTTGCTGGCCGAAAAAATTTCAATCCAAAAAGACATTAAGGGCTTGCAGATAAAAAAAGAGTCCAATTCCAAGTATGTGAATACATATCAAAGCCTTGCATCGGACGGCATGTTTTATGATAAGAGGAAATAG
- the flaG gene encoding flagellar protein FlaG, with translation MIERLSSNNFTSQLRNVENIQMQEELVKLPEEENFQKEGQSISRLKVEEVVNKINKFMENSPTSLKFEFHEKLNEYYVKIIDDKTKEIVREIPPKKMLDFYAAMTEFIGLMIDKKI, from the coding sequence ATGATTGAACGATTATCATCGAATAATTTTACCTCACAACTTAGAAATGTAGAAAACATCCAGATGCAGGAAGAATTAGTTAAATTACCGGAGGAAGAAAACTTCCAAAAAGAAGGTCAGTCAATTTCAAGGTTAAAAGTAGAAGAAGTTGTAAATAAAATAAACAAGTTTATGGAAAACTCTCCAACATCCTTGAAGTTTGAATTTCATGAAAAACTAAATGAGTATTACGTAAAAATAATAGATGATAAAACTAAGGAAATAGTAAGGGAGATACCGCCTAAGAAAATGCTTGACTTTTATGCAGCGATGACAGAGTTTATTGGGCTAATGATAGATAAAAAGATTTGA
- the fliW gene encoding flagellar assembly protein FliW encodes MQIRTKYHGEISVNRSEVFVFKQGIPAFLEEENFVFLPLSDDGIYFIMQSVKTPELAFLVISPFTFFKEYDFMIEDSIVSELSINAEEDILVYSILTVEDPFEKTTANLQAPIVVNTKNRTGKQVILHNEIFGTKHRIFQYTK; translated from the coding sequence ATGCAAATAAGAACAAAGTATCATGGGGAGATCAGTGTTAATAGGAGCGAAGTATTTGTTTTCAAACAGGGGATTCCAGCGTTCCTAGAAGAAGAAAATTTTGTATTTCTTCCACTTTCAGATGATGGAATATATTTCATTATGCAGTCTGTCAAAACACCTGAATTAGCTTTCTTAGTCATTAGCCCTTTCACCTTTTTCAAAGAGTATGATTTTATGATAGAAGACTCAATAGTCTCTGAACTTAGCATAAATGCTGAAGAGGATATACTTGTGTACTCGATACTAACCGTAGAGGATCCCTTTGAAAAAACAACTGCCAATCTGCAGGCACCTATAGTTGTCAATACTAAGAATCGGACAGGAAAGCAGGTTATATTGCACAATGAAATCTTCGGTACTAAACACAGGATATTCCAATACACAAAATAA
- a CDS encoding flagellin yields the protein MRINHNIAALNTYRQLNTAAAGQSKSMEKLSSGLKINRAGDDAAGLAISEKMRGQIRGLDMAAKNSQDAISFIQTAEGALNETHSILQRMRELAVQGSNDTNTAEDRGEIQKEVDQLAAEIDRIGNTTEFNTQKLLSGGITGNIFQVGANVSQTITLDINDMRSTALGVDTLMIDSNANANLAISAIDAAISSVSSERSKLGALQNRLEHTINNLGTSSENLTAAESRIRDVDMAKEMMEQTKNSILSQAAQAMLAQANQQPQGVLQLLR from the coding sequence ATGAGAATCAACCATAATATCGCTGCACTTAACACATACCGTCAGCTAAACACAGCTGCTGCTGGTCAATCTAAATCAATGGAAAAGTTATCTTCAGGTCTAAAGATCAATCGCGCTGGTGATGATGCAGCTGGTCTTGCTATTTCAGAAAAAATGCGCGGCCAAATTCGTGGCCTTGATATGGCAGCTAAAAACTCTCAAGATGCAATTTCGTTCATCCAGACTGCAGAAGGTGCACTGAATGAAACTCATTCAATTCTTCAGCGTATGCGTGAACTAGCTGTACAAGGTTCAAATGATACAAACACAGCTGAAGATCGTGGCGAAATTCAAAAAGAAGTTGATCAGCTAGCTGCTGAAATTGACCGTATTGGTAATACTACTGAATTCAACACTCAAAAGTTATTAAGTGGTGGAATCACAGGTAATATTTTCCAGGTTGGAGCAAACGTTTCTCAAACAATTACTTTAGATATTAATGACATGCGTTCAACTGCTCTAGGAGTAGATACTTTAATGATTGACAGCAATGCAAATGCTAATCTTGCAATTTCTGCAATTGATGCAGCAATCAGCAGCGTATCATCAGAGCGTTCTAAACTTGGTGCTTTACAAAATCGCCTTGAACACACAATCAACAACCTTGGAACATCTTCTGAAAACTTGACAGCAGCTGAATCACGTATTCGTGATGTTGATATGGCAAAAGAAATGATGGAGCAAACTAAAAACTCTATCCTTTCTCAAGCTGCACAAGCTATGCTTGCACAAGCAAATCAACAGCCGCAAGGAGTACTTCAGCTACTTCGTTAA
- a CDS encoding IPT/TIG domain-containing protein — MKNSFFLKVLTLLVFLTGSLLPYSASATTMSGSSLVAVNKTVETNSLVENSTTEVTLTIQGTPQDTTTVKPNDVILIVDKSGSMQMDNRLEAAKTATKEFIDLMDLTKHRVGIVDFSDYSGSFALTTDASAAKSYVDSIQLSGSTNTGDAIRTASNILANHRPEAQPTIVILTDGAANSEADALASAQAAKDQGIIFYSIALLGPTEDPNSSAPNQLLKDMSTSAEHHHFVLGSVGLSDVYKQIVEEIGLASAYNVNITDTISPEFEIVPGSYDNNIPKPTVTGNTLVWNITELKTDQLTLKYQIRAKDTTKAGRYSLGTTNTSFVDNNMNSYVMNTVNPIMEVLNPKPVISIINSDKGLTTGGEIVTITGMNFLPGVKVYFGNYEATVTSESNTEIVVTTPIGAQGTAKVKVLNSDGQFALGDFNYYADPTLSYVTPAEGPMDGGNRIAVIGSNFMSGAKVLINGIEAQTEFSTVSKLYGIVPASPIDGFVSVKVINPDGTEVEKADAYNYLTPAPKPTIKLTSLSATSGLLTGGESVYLIGENFDTNVKVYFGDKEAPVNYYASPTKIRVSVPAGTSTGLVNVKAQNPDASESELPAAYEYLAPPPPPAPEISYLSDNTAMIGEQKTVYLFGKNISPTAKVFIGNQEASVSFVTTSKIRITVPVSTQPYTADVKLVNPDGQSAILAGGFIYAEPVPDPAPIITSLSDNSGLISGNETVIITGQNFKSGLKVYFGDRSATIDSVSATEIQVRTPVSSITGNVTVKVVNPDLQESTLADGYNYEPLPITVTKLSVTSGSIAGGNLVYIYGTNFNGLMTVTVNGQQVPYTFLATTRIRIKMPAASAPGPVDITVDRAGAQASITYTYY; from the coding sequence ATGAAAAACTCTTTCTTTCTTAAGGTTCTGACTTTGCTTGTTTTTCTCACCGGTTCATTGTTGCCCTACTCTGCAAGCGCTACAACAATGTCTGGAAGTTCACTAGTAGCCGTAAATAAAACGGTAGAGACAAATAGCCTGGTTGAAAACAGTACAACAGAGGTTACATTAACAATTCAAGGTACACCCCAAGACACCACAACTGTTAAACCAAACGACGTAATTCTGATTGTGGACAAATCAGGAAGTATGCAAATGGATAATAGGCTAGAAGCCGCAAAAACCGCTACCAAAGAGTTTATAGATTTGATGGATCTGACAAAACATCGTGTTGGAATCGTTGACTTTAGTGATTACTCAGGGTCTTTCGCTTTAACTACTGATGCATCCGCAGCAAAATCTTATGTAGACAGCATACAACTTAGCGGAAGCACTAATACCGGAGATGCTATAAGGACCGCCTCCAACATTCTAGCAAACCATCGCCCAGAAGCGCAGCCAACTATTGTAATCCTTACAGATGGTGCGGCAAACAGTGAGGCAGATGCATTAGCAAGTGCACAAGCTGCAAAAGATCAAGGAATTATATTTTACTCTATCGCATTACTCGGACCAACAGAAGATCCTAATTCAAGTGCACCCAATCAGCTATTGAAGGATATGTCAACTTCAGCAGAACACCATCATTTTGTTCTGGGTTCTGTCGGTCTATCAGATGTATATAAACAAATAGTAGAAGAGATTGGATTAGCAAGCGCTTATAATGTAAATATTACCGATACAATCTCTCCTGAGTTTGAAATTGTACCAGGATCATATGATAATAATATTCCAAAGCCAACAGTTACCGGTAACACCCTAGTATGGAATATCACTGAACTAAAAACAGATCAATTAACATTGAAGTATCAGATACGTGCCAAGGATACTACTAAAGCTGGGCGTTATTCATTGGGAACTACTAATACCTCATTTGTGGACAACAACATGAATAGCTATGTAATGAATACAGTAAACCCTATAATGGAAGTATTAAACCCTAAACCCGTTATATCTATCATTAACTCTGATAAAGGGTTAACTACAGGTGGGGAAATCGTTACAATAACAGGAATGAATTTTCTTCCTGGTGTTAAGGTTTACTTCGGTAATTATGAAGCAACTGTTACGTCTGAAAGCAATACAGAGATAGTTGTTACAACCCCAATTGGTGCTCAAGGAACTGCAAAAGTAAAAGTCTTGAATAGTGATGGACAATTTGCATTAGGGGATTTTAATTATTATGCTGATCCTACCTTGAGTTATGTCACTCCTGCTGAGGGACCGATGGATGGAGGAAATAGAATTGCTGTTATCGGGTCTAATTTCATGAGTGGTGCCAAAGTACTGATTAATGGTATTGAAGCCCAGACTGAATTTTCTACTGTAAGCAAGCTCTATGGGATAGTTCCAGCATCGCCAATAGATGGTTTTGTATCGGTTAAGGTGATAAATCCTGATGGTACTGAGGTAGAAAAAGCAGATGCATATAATTATTTAACTCCAGCTCCGAAACCGACCATTAAGTTAACAAGCTTATCTGCTACATCTGGTTTGTTAACAGGCGGTGAATCAGTTTATCTAATTGGTGAAAATTTCGATACAAACGTAAAGGTCTACTTTGGCGATAAGGAAGCACCTGTAAACTATTATGCGAGTCCTACGAAGATTAGGGTCAGCGTTCCTGCCGGGACGTCCACAGGACTTGTTAACGTTAAGGCTCAAAATCCTGATGCTTCTGAGTCGGAGTTGCCTGCTGCATATGAATACTTAGCACCACCGCCACCTCCTGCTCCTGAAATCAGCTATCTTTCAGACAATACAGCAATGATTGGGGAACAGAAAACGGTTTATCTCTTTGGTAAAAACATTTCACCAACAGCAAAGGTTTTTATCGGGAATCAGGAAGCGTCAGTTTCTTTTGTAACAACAAGTAAGATTAGGATTACTGTTCCAGTAAGCACTCAACCTTATACAGCGGATGTAAAACTGGTTAATCCCGATGGCCAGTCTGCTATCCTTGCAGGAGGATTCATTTATGCTGAACCGGTACCTGACCCTGCGCCAATTATCACTTCTCTTTCAGATAACTCAGGTTTAATTAGTGGAAATGAGACGGTTATAATTACAGGCCAAAACTTTAAAAGTGGTTTAAAGGTATACTTTGGCGATCGTTCAGCCACAATCGATTCTGTCAGCGCGACTGAAATTCAGGTTAGAACACCAGTCTCATCAATTACCGGAAATGTTACAGTAAAGGTTGTTAACCCAGATTTACAAGAATCCACTCTTGCTGATGGATATAACTACGAACCTCTCCCAATAACAGTTACTAAACTATCAGTCACTAGTGGATCTATTGCCGGAGGTAATTTAGTATATATTTATGGAACGAATTTTAATGGCTTAATGACCGTAACGGTTAACGGCCAACAAGTTCCATATACTTTCCTTGCAACAACCAGGATCCGTATTAAAATGCCAGCGGCTTCAGCTCCTGGACCTGTAGACATAACAGTTGACAGAGCCGGTGCTCAAGCCTCAATAACCTATACTTACTATTAA
- the csrA gene encoding carbon storage regulator CsrA → MLVLSRKNGESIKIGEDIEITIISSKNDQVKIGIRAPKNIGVYRKEVIEQIHQENILATKDFSKIIDLMKNEKK, encoded by the coding sequence ATGCTGGTACTTTCTAGGAAAAATGGAGAGAGTATAAAAATAGGTGAAGATATTGAAATAACAATTATTTCATCTAAAAATGATCAGGTGAAAATTGGTATAAGAGCCCCTAAAAATATTGGTGTTTACAGAAAAGAAGTAATTGAACAAATTCATCAGGAAAATATACTTGCAACAAAGGATTTTTCGAAAATTATTGATTTAATGAAGAATGAAAAAAAATAA
- a CDS encoding 6-hydroxymethylpterin diphosphokinase MptE-like protein: MEYKIYEKTSDDNQLLYVYKDMDREVPLNSLYSPRKEVERFIKKLSGVKGKLLIFIGFGNGSLLEVLLDDQIYKENVHFLFIEPFPELKISQNHKDIFQEVQKLSYINIEDFSSLLFAKFISKFISVPVEIKIHPNYSRVNQAKIKECLQIIEEGIQTKQILNNTESKFAVDWIVEPLLNTQNILRSINLKELQGRFAGERAMLVASGPSLKFNIDYIKKNKDSFHIFSVGSALRALSENEIQPDFVLSVDASDRNYETHFKGIDYKGNLIYETMSNSNIQNNHRGPLVVSRSLSDYVSPRTFKNLYSFPQASPSVAIYTLQVIAFLGFSEVYMVGQDLALINGEYYSKGIKHHEGMKDLKAELYVESNKGESIGTTRSLKIFLDSFEALVKTLPKNMKLYNLSESGAKIDGVPYISTDSISVGAKNNITIDCINLMSASKDTNTILIEFIQELEILKREVEIAEKGLERILKLGVVSADDMGKVVKRFRNVSKHKILEEIILSQLTYMFDSIINKLVYFEKKQRYTSDDLLIFVKELNSFYKLVSSFVKDLLINERLL; this comes from the coding sequence ATGGAATACAAAATTTATGAAAAGACATCAGATGATAACCAGCTTTTATATGTATATAAGGATATGGACAGAGAAGTACCCCTTAATTCCTTATATTCGCCTAGAAAAGAAGTTGAAAGATTCATTAAAAAGTTAAGCGGAGTTAAAGGGAAACTTTTGATTTTTATTGGCTTTGGAAATGGGTCATTGCTTGAAGTTTTATTGGATGATCAAATATACAAGGAAAATGTGCATTTTCTTTTTATAGAACCTTTTCCAGAGCTGAAAATAAGCCAAAACCACAAAGACATATTCCAAGAAGTACAAAAGCTGTCCTATATTAATATTGAGGACTTTAGTTCATTATTATTTGCCAAATTTATATCTAAGTTTATTTCTGTACCAGTAGAAATTAAGATTCATCCAAACTATTCAAGAGTCAATCAGGCTAAGATAAAAGAGTGCTTGCAAATTATAGAAGAAGGAATCCAAACGAAGCAAATCCTTAATAATACTGAATCGAAATTTGCAGTCGATTGGATTGTTGAACCGTTATTAAATACCCAAAATATTCTGAGGTCAATAAACTTAAAAGAACTTCAGGGGAGATTTGCAGGAGAAAGAGCTATGCTCGTTGCCTCAGGCCCTTCCCTTAAATTTAATATAGATTATATAAAGAAGAATAAAGATTCTTTTCATATCTTTTCAGTAGGTTCAGCATTAAGAGCTTTATCTGAAAATGAAATTCAACCTGATTTCGTTCTAAGTGTAGATGCAAGTGACAGAAACTACGAAACTCATTTTAAGGGGATTGACTATAAAGGGAACTTGATTTATGAGACTATGTCTAATTCTAATATACAAAATAATCATCGAGGCCCCCTTGTAGTTTCAAGATCGCTATCAGATTATGTTAGTCCAAGAACCTTCAAGAATTTATATTCATTCCCTCAAGCTTCTCCATCAGTTGCAATTTATACATTACAAGTGATTGCCTTCCTGGGATTTTCAGAGGTCTACATGGTTGGCCAAGACTTGGCTTTAATTAATGGAGAATATTATTCAAAAGGAATTAAACATCATGAAGGCATGAAGGACTTGAAGGCTGAGCTATATGTTGAAAGCAACAAAGGAGAGTCTATTGGAACGACTAGGTCATTAAAGATCTTTCTAGATTCCTTTGAGGCACTCGTAAAAACTCTTCCTAAAAATATGAAGCTTTATAACTTATCTGAGTCAGGAGCTAAGATTGACGGAGTACCATACATCTCGACAGATAGTATAAGTGTTGGGGCAAAAAATAATATAACTATTGATTGTATTAATCTAATGTCGGCATCCAAAGACACCAATACAATCTTAATTGAATTTATACAAGAATTAGAAATTCTTAAAAGAGAAGTAGAGATTGCTGAAAAAGGCTTAGAAAGAATTCTTAAGCTTGGTGTAGTATCTGCAGACGATATGGGCAAAGTAGTTAAAAGGTTCCGTAATGTATCCAAGCATAAAATATTAGAGGAAATTATCCTATCCCAATTAACGTATATGTTTGATTCAATTATAAATAAATTAGTTTATTTTGAAAAAAAACAGAGATATACAAGTGATGACTTATTAATTTTCGTTAAGGAATTAAACAGCTTTTATAAGCTTGTATCTTCATTTGTAAAAGATCTTCTTATCAATGAGCGATTACTTTAG
- a CDS encoding flagellar hook-associated protein 2: MSGMRIGGLASGMDIDQLVSDLMKAERIPLDKLNQKKQYMEWQRDDYRDLNKALLEFDTLIFDSVLKKASYIQKTISNTNPGAVSINNINSTSDFSGTIEVHNLASAGSMYSNSQVTIDPTVKLADLGIGSQAITIRSTAKDGTLGTEKTVTIDSATDTLDSVIAKINSQTDVSAYYDKTKGTLSLIAKNTGDVLNSSEIVIGSDGNFWTQMNMASDNETAKLQGTGASGVNASLTYNGMPIEKSTNTFNINGVEFKLNNTTTEPVTFSSSTDTEAVLSTIMKFVDGYNSLIENIQGKLEEKKYRDFQPLSTEQKDAMKEKDIERWEEKARSGTLRGDSILSGALNNMRLSLYTTVTGLTGTDKLFDIGITTSSNYRDGGKLVVNTEKLKAAITENPNALYDLFSKEGTGDAQGLGRRLRDTLKATMVNIEKRAGKTTSINNNFTIGRTLDSIDDQIDRFQERMINVENRYWRQFTAMEKAIQQSNSQSMYLMQQFGGGY, from the coding sequence ATGTCAGGAATGAGAATAGGTGGATTGGCAAGCGGCATGGACATAGATCAGCTTGTAAGTGACTTGATGAAAGCTGAACGCATACCTTTAGATAAACTGAACCAAAAAAAACAGTATATGGAATGGCAACGAGATGATTATCGGGATTTGAATAAAGCCCTATTAGAATTTGACACTTTAATTTTTGATAGTGTTTTGAAAAAGGCTTCCTACATACAGAAGACCATTTCAAATACTAATCCAGGTGCCGTCTCGATTAACAACATTAATTCTACATCTGATTTCTCAGGTACAATTGAAGTTCATAACTTGGCTTCTGCAGGCAGTATGTATTCGAATTCTCAAGTTACAATTGACCCAACAGTTAAATTAGCGGATCTCGGAATAGGGAGTCAGGCAATAACCATTAGATCAACTGCCAAAGATGGTACCCTTGGAACAGAGAAAACGGTCACTATAGATTCCGCAACTGATACGTTAGATAGCGTTATTGCTAAAATCAACAGCCAGACCGATGTATCAGCATATTATGATAAGACAAAAGGCACATTATCTCTTATTGCTAAGAATACCGGAGATGTTTTAAATTCCTCAGAGATCGTAATTGGAAGTGATGGTAACTTTTGGACACAGATGAATATGGCATCAGACAATGAAACAGCAAAGTTACAGGGAACTGGTGCTTCTGGAGTTAATGCTTCTTTAACGTATAATGGAATGCCTATTGAAAAATCAACTAACACATTTAATATTAATGGTGTTGAATTTAAATTAAACAATACAACTACAGAACCTGTTACCTTCTCATCTTCTACAGATACAGAAGCTGTTTTAAGTACAATTATGAAGTTTGTAGATGGATATAATTCTTTAATAGAAAATATACAAGGAAAGCTGGAAGAAAAAAAATATAGAGACTTTCAGCCTTTGTCAACAGAACAAAAGGATGCAATGAAAGAAAAGGATATTGAACGTTGGGAAGAAAAAGCTAGAAGTGGAACACTTAGAGGAGACTCAATTCTTTCAGGTGCACTAAATAATATGCGCTTGAGCTTATATACAACTGTAACGGGGCTTACTGGAACAGATAAACTTTTTGATATCGGTATTACAACCTCTAGTAATTATCGTGATGGTGGAAAACTAGTCGTAAATACAGAAAAATTAAAAGCGGCTATTACAGAGAATCCAAATGCATTATACGATCTTTTTTCAAAAGAAGGAACTGGTGATGCGCAAGGTCTAGGACGTCGATTAAGGGATACCTTGAAAGCTACCATGGTTAATATTGAAAAACGTGCAGGTAAAACAACAAGTATCAATAACAATTTCACAATTGGACGAACTTTAGATAGTATTGATGACCAAATAGATCGTTTTCAAGAACGCATGATAAATGTGGAAAATCGTTATTGGCGTCAGTTTACAGCTATGGAAAAAGCAATTCAACAATCTAACAGTCAATCTATGTATCTAATGCAGCAATTCGGTGGCGGGTACTAA
- the hpf gene encoding ribosome hibernation-promoting factor, HPF/YfiA family: protein MNYNIRGENIEVTPAIREYVEKKVAKLDRYFTESPNANVNVNLKVYQDKKSKVEITIPMKDLVLRAEELHEDMYAAIDLITDKLERQIRKHKTKVNRKFREKESLKDYAPIFTEVEQVEEDEDLEVVRTKSFDLKPMDSEEAILQMNMLGHSFYVFTNAETNQTNVVYKRNDGRYGLIEAQ, encoded by the coding sequence ATGAACTACAACATTCGTGGAGAAAACATTGAGGTAACGCCAGCAATCAGAGAGTATGTAGAGAAGAAGGTTGCGAAGCTTGACCGGTATTTTACCGAGTCACCCAATGCCAATGTGAACGTTAACTTGAAAGTTTACCAGGATAAAAAATCAAAAGTTGAAATTACAATTCCAATGAAGGACCTTGTGCTTCGCGCAGAGGAGCTTCATGAAGATATGTATGCTGCGATCGATTTGATCACTGATAAGCTTGAGCGTCAAATCCGCAAGCACAAAACAAAGGTCAACCGCAAATTCCGTGAAAAGGAAAGCCTGAAGGATTACGCTCCAATTTTCACTGAAGTTGAGCAGGTTGAAGAAGACGAAGATCTTGAAGTTGTCCGTACTAAGAGTTTCGACCTGAAGCCAATGGACAGCGAAGAAGCGATCCTGCAGATGAACATGCTAGGCCACAGCTTCTACGTGTTCACAAACGCTGAAACTAACCAAACAAATGTTGTTTACAAGCGTAACGACGGCCGCTATGGTTTGATTGAAGCTCAATAA
- a CDS encoding DUF1028 domain-containing protein, which produces MTFSIVGFDPQEKEWGIAVQSKFLGVGAVVPFAKAGVGAVATQSYANTAYGPQALELMAQGKSAEEVMELITKDDPDKEMRQVGLIDAEGNPATFTGTYCYDWAGGVTGKHFAAQGNILVDENTVKAMAETFESTEGSLAHRLLQALNAGQQAGGDSRGQQSAALLVVKEKGGYGGYNDRYIDLRVDDHPEPITELIRIYGLQQLYFAKSKPENVVAIEGEVKETVVQHLKRLDYLKADPSDDEDLHKALTSYIHTENFEEREQEKSKIDLEVLEFMKNQ; this is translated from the coding sequence ATGACATTTTCTATCGTAGGTTTTGATCCGCAGGAAAAAGAATGGGGAATTGCGGTACAATCTAAATTTCTTGGAGTAGGGGCAGTAGTTCCTTTTGCGAAGGCGGGAGTGGGTGCTGTGGCTACGCAGTCTTATGCGAATACAGCATATGGGCCTCAGGCGCTTGAGTTGATGGCGCAGGGGAAATCGGCTGAGGAAGTGATGGAGCTGATCACAAAGGATGACCCTGACAAGGAGATGCGCCAGGTTGGCTTGATTGACGCCGAGGGCAACCCAGCAACTTTTACAGGAACTTATTGCTATGACTGGGCAGGCGGAGTGACTGGGAAGCATTTCGCGGCACAGGGTAATATTTTAGTAGATGAAAATACAGTTAAAGCAATGGCTGAAACGTTTGAGTCAACGGAAGGTTCGCTCGCCCACAGGTTGCTACAGGCACTTAACGCTGGCCAGCAAGCGGGTGGCGACAGCAGAGGCCAACAGTCAGCGGCACTTCTTGTTGTCAAGGAGAAGGGCGGCTACGGGGGCTACAATGATCGTTATATCGATCTTCGAGTCGATGACCATCCGGAACCAATCACCGAGTTGATACGCATCTATGGCCTTCAGCAGCTTTATTTTGCCAAGTCAAAGCCGGAGAACGTTGTCGCAATCGAAGGAGAAGTTAAGGAAACAGTCGTCCAGCACCTTAAGCGTTTGGATTACCTTAAGGCAGACCCATCTGACGACGAAGATCTCCACAAAGCGCTCACTTCCTACATCCACACCGAAAACTTTGAAGAAAGAGAACAGGAGAAAAGTAAAATAGATCTGGAAGTTTTGGAGTTTATGAAAAACCAATAA
- a CDS encoding DUF6470 family protein: protein MQVPQIRVETVRGQIEIKTYNAILEIEQPNNELSIEQPPALLEMKRTPSKLSINQTKAREDVDLKSISRRIEEAADQGYRDVLSGIERLSQDGDELMMIERGGNAIPEQAKRNSESPVFEFNIGWVPSAGSVKIDYSPGRLVINWRVRKPIINSQYKSIESTYKPGNVEINMKSYPSIKIDFKNLKYSGLNFEQSI from the coding sequence ATGCAAGTCCCACAAATTAGAGTAGAAACAGTAAGGGGTCAGATTGAGATTAAAACCTACAATGCAATATTAGAAATTGAGCAGCCTAATAACGAATTAAGCATTGAACAGCCACCAGCACTATTGGAGATGAAGCGCACACCTTCAAAGTTGAGCATAAATCAGACCAAGGCAAGGGAAGATGTTGATTTAAAAAGTATATCGAGAAGAATAGAAGAAGCGGCAGATCAAGGATATAGAGACGTACTTTCGGGTATTGAAAGGTTATCGCAAGATGGAGACGAGCTAATGATGATTGAAAGAGGAGGTAATGCGATACCAGAGCAAGCGAAGCGTAATAGTGAGTCACCTGTTTTTGAGTTTAACATTGGTTGGGTTCCTTCAGCAGGAAGTGTTAAGATTGATTACAGTCCAGGACGTTTAGTGATAAATTGGAGGGTGAGAAAACCGATTATAAACAGCCAGTATAAAAGTATAGAGAGTACCTATAAGCCTGGTAATGTAGAAATTAATATGAAATCTTACCCGTCAATAAAGATAGATTTTAAAAACCTTAAATACTCAGGATTAAATTTCGAACAATCGATTTAA